A region of Salvelinus alpinus chromosome 6, SLU_Salpinus.1, whole genome shotgun sequence DNA encodes the following proteins:
- the LOC139578428 gene encoding E3 ubiquitin-protein ligase RNF14-like isoform X2, whose amino-acid sequence MNAELEAQEDELLALASIYSQEFRRTVSGLGGEIRVSLDLPRDFSVIVKAGDKHRDYVISFLPPLVLTFDLPLDYPSTSSPEYILSCKWLSHSQLSAVCKHLDEIWEDTVGNVVLFYWVQFLRDDLLDFLNIRPPLEILVNDQGQATPSPEGSEAGDSQGEAEGSVVETSEAAVSLDPRALSMLATDTDLLVHLLDYDERQRLRVFEGQAYDCGICFMSKLGSSQYRECGHIYCNECMSEYFTVQIRDGNVRGLTCPEPECSSTATPSQVKRLVGEELFTRYDRLLLQSTLDRMADVIYCARKACVAPVVLEPDTTAALCPSCRYAFCTICRKTYHGTSNCKLRANTLLTSGSDSAAESSNAGVPQTEAGLQGLWEDYASGSEERRMFLEKRYGKHILNTVLEESLSEGWKGQNSKECPSCRANIQKNGGCNKMACFTCGQYFCWVCLSAPKCNSTKVMDEHNKI is encoded by the exons ATGAACGCGGAATTGGAAGCTCAGGAGGATGAACTGCTGGCGCTCGCGAGTATCTACAGTCAGGAGTTCAGACGGACTGTGTCAGGATTGGGTGGGGAAATCCGGGTCTCTTTGGACCTGCCTCGGGACTTCAGTGTGATTGTCAAAGCAG GTGACAAGCACAGAGATTATGTCATATCTTTCCTCCCTCCTCTGGTGCTGACCTTCGACCTACCTTTGGATTACCCTTCCACCTCATCACCCGAGTATATACTGAGCTGTAAGTGGCTCTCCCATAGTCAG CTCTCAGCAGTGTGTAAGCATTTGGATGAGATATGGGAGGACACTGTGGGCAATGTGGTCCTCTTCTACTGGGTCCAGTTCCTCAGAGACGACCTGCTTGACTTCCTGAATATCCGGCCACCGCTGGAGATCCTTGTCAATGACCAGGGCCAGGCCACTCCATCTCCTGAGGGCAGCGAGGCTGGAGACTCTCAGGGGGAAGCAGAGGGCAGTGTAGTTGAAACCTCTGAGGCTGCAGTGTCCCTGGACCCAAGGGCCCTCTCAATGTTAGCCACAGACACAGACCTCCTGGTGCATCTGCTGGACTATGATGAGAGACAGAGGCTGAGAGTGTTCGAGGGACAGGCATATGACTGTGGGATCTGCTTTATGAGCAAGTTAGGCTCTAGTCAGTACAGAGAGTGCGGCCATATCTACTGCAACGAATGCATGTCGGAGTACTTCACGGTCCAGATCAGAGACGGGAACGTCCGTGGCCTTACCTGTCCAGAGCCTGAGTGCAGCTCCACAGCTACACCCTCACAG GTGAAGCGGTTGGTTGGGGAGGAGTTATTCACCCGTTACGACCGCCTCCTGCTCCAGTCCACTCTGGACCGCATGGCTGACGTGATTTACTGCGCCCGCAAGGCCTGTGTTGCCCCAGTGGTGCTGGAACCGGACACAACCGCTgccctctgtccctcctgccgCTATGCCTTCTGCACTATCTGTCGCAAGACCTACCATGGCACCTCCAACTGTAAACTGAGGGCAAACACACTCCTGACCTCAGGCTCTGACTCAGCTGCTGAGTCATCCAATGCAGGTGTACCTCAGACAGAGG CTGGGCTCCAGGGCCTATGGGAAGATTATGCCTCAggcagtgaggagaggagaatgtTCCTGGAGAAACGCTATGGGAAACACATTCTCAACACAGTGCTGGAGGAGAGCCTGAGTGAAGGCTGGAAAGGCCAGAACAGCAAAGAATGTCCATCCTGCCGTGCCAACATACAG AAGAACGGTGGTTGTAACAAGATGGCCTGTTTCACCTGTGGTCAGTACTTCTGCTGGGTGTGCCTTA GTGCACCTAAGTGCAACTCAACCAAGGTTATGGATGAACACAATAAAATATAA
- the LOC139578428 gene encoding E3 ubiquitin-protein ligase RNF14-like isoform X3: protein MNAELEAQEDELLALASIYSQEFRRTVSGLGGEIRVSLDLPRDFSVIVKAGDKHRDYVISFLPPLVLTFDLPLDYPSTSSPEYILSCKWLSHSQLSAVCKHLDEIWEDTVGNVVLFYWVQFLRDDLLDFLNIRPPLEILVNDQGQATPSPEGSEAGDSQGEAEGSVVETSEAAVSLDPRALSMLATDTDLLVHLLDYDERQRLRVFEGQAYDCGICFMSKLGSSQYRECGHIYCNECMSEYFTVQIRDGNVRGLTCPEPECSSTATPSQVKRLVGEELFTRYDRLLLQSTLDRMADVIYCARKACVAPVVLEPDTTAALCPSCRYAFCTICRKTYHGTSNCKLRANTLLTSGSDSAAESSNAGVPQTEAGLQGLWEDYASGSEERRMFLEKRYGKHILNTVLEESLSEGWKGQNSKECPSCRANIQKNGGCNKMACFTCGQYFCWVCLMQLNQGYG from the exons ATGAACGCGGAATTGGAAGCTCAGGAGGATGAACTGCTGGCGCTCGCGAGTATCTACAGTCAGGAGTTCAGACGGACTGTGTCAGGATTGGGTGGGGAAATCCGGGTCTCTTTGGACCTGCCTCGGGACTTCAGTGTGATTGTCAAAGCAG GTGACAAGCACAGAGATTATGTCATATCTTTCCTCCCTCCTCTGGTGCTGACCTTCGACCTACCTTTGGATTACCCTTCCACCTCATCACCCGAGTATATACTGAGCTGTAAGTGGCTCTCCCATAGTCAG CTCTCAGCAGTGTGTAAGCATTTGGATGAGATATGGGAGGACACTGTGGGCAATGTGGTCCTCTTCTACTGGGTCCAGTTCCTCAGAGACGACCTGCTTGACTTCCTGAATATCCGGCCACCGCTGGAGATCCTTGTCAATGACCAGGGCCAGGCCACTCCATCTCCTGAGGGCAGCGAGGCTGGAGACTCTCAGGGGGAAGCAGAGGGCAGTGTAGTTGAAACCTCTGAGGCTGCAGTGTCCCTGGACCCAAGGGCCCTCTCAATGTTAGCCACAGACACAGACCTCCTGGTGCATCTGCTGGACTATGATGAGAGACAGAGGCTGAGAGTGTTCGAGGGACAGGCATATGACTGTGGGATCTGCTTTATGAGCAAGTTAGGCTCTAGTCAGTACAGAGAGTGCGGCCATATCTACTGCAACGAATGCATGTCGGAGTACTTCACGGTCCAGATCAGAGACGGGAACGTCCGTGGCCTTACCTGTCCAGAGCCTGAGTGCAGCTCCACAGCTACACCCTCACAG GTGAAGCGGTTGGTTGGGGAGGAGTTATTCACCCGTTACGACCGCCTCCTGCTCCAGTCCACTCTGGACCGCATGGCTGACGTGATTTACTGCGCCCGCAAGGCCTGTGTTGCCCCAGTGGTGCTGGAACCGGACACAACCGCTgccctctgtccctcctgccgCTATGCCTTCTGCACTATCTGTCGCAAGACCTACCATGGCACCTCCAACTGTAAACTGAGGGCAAACACACTCCTGACCTCAGGCTCTGACTCAGCTGCTGAGTCATCCAATGCAGGTGTACCTCAGACAGAGG CTGGGCTCCAGGGCCTATGGGAAGATTATGCCTCAggcagtgaggagaggagaatgtTCCTGGAGAAACGCTATGGGAAACACATTCTCAACACAGTGCTGGAGGAGAGCCTGAGTGAAGGCTGGAAAGGCCAGAACAGCAAAGAATGTCCATCCTGCCGTGCCAACATACAG AAGAACGGTGGTTGTAACAAGATGGCCTGTTTCACCTGTGGTCAGTACTTCTGCTGGGTGTGCCTTA TGCAACTCAACCAAGGTTATGGATGA
- the LOC139578428 gene encoding E3 ubiquitin-protein ligase RNF14-like isoform X1, whose translation MNAELEAQEDELLALASIYSQEFRRTVSGLGGEIRVSLDLPRDFSVIVKAGDKHRDYVISFLPPLVLTFDLPLDYPSTSSPEYILSCKWLSHSQLSAVCKHLDEIWEDTVGNVVLFYWVQFLRDDLLDFLNIRPPLEILVNDQGQATPSPEGSEAGDSQGEAEGSVVETSEAAVSLDPRALSMLATDTDLLVHLLDYDERQRLRVFEGQAYDCGICFMSKLGSSQYRECGHIYCNECMSEYFTVQIRDGNVRGLTCPEPECSSTATPSQVKRLVGEELFTRYDRLLLQSTLDRMADVIYCARKACVAPVVLEPDTTAALCPSCRYAFCTICRKTYHGTSNCKLRANTLLTSGSDSAAESSNAGVPQTEAGLQGLWEDYASGSEERRMFLEKRYGKHILNTVLEESLSEGWKGQNSKECPSCRANIQKNGGCNKMACFTCGQYFCWVCLSILDKNNPYKHYENPNTACYNATFD comes from the exons ATGAACGCGGAATTGGAAGCTCAGGAGGATGAACTGCTGGCGCTCGCGAGTATCTACAGTCAGGAGTTCAGACGGACTGTGTCAGGATTGGGTGGGGAAATCCGGGTCTCTTTGGACCTGCCTCGGGACTTCAGTGTGATTGTCAAAGCAG GTGACAAGCACAGAGATTATGTCATATCTTTCCTCCCTCCTCTGGTGCTGACCTTCGACCTACCTTTGGATTACCCTTCCACCTCATCACCCGAGTATATACTGAGCTGTAAGTGGCTCTCCCATAGTCAG CTCTCAGCAGTGTGTAAGCATTTGGATGAGATATGGGAGGACACTGTGGGCAATGTGGTCCTCTTCTACTGGGTCCAGTTCCTCAGAGACGACCTGCTTGACTTCCTGAATATCCGGCCACCGCTGGAGATCCTTGTCAATGACCAGGGCCAGGCCACTCCATCTCCTGAGGGCAGCGAGGCTGGAGACTCTCAGGGGGAAGCAGAGGGCAGTGTAGTTGAAACCTCTGAGGCTGCAGTGTCCCTGGACCCAAGGGCCCTCTCAATGTTAGCCACAGACACAGACCTCCTGGTGCATCTGCTGGACTATGATGAGAGACAGAGGCTGAGAGTGTTCGAGGGACAGGCATATGACTGTGGGATCTGCTTTATGAGCAAGTTAGGCTCTAGTCAGTACAGAGAGTGCGGCCATATCTACTGCAACGAATGCATGTCGGAGTACTTCACGGTCCAGATCAGAGACGGGAACGTCCGTGGCCTTACCTGTCCAGAGCCTGAGTGCAGCTCCACAGCTACACCCTCACAG GTGAAGCGGTTGGTTGGGGAGGAGTTATTCACCCGTTACGACCGCCTCCTGCTCCAGTCCACTCTGGACCGCATGGCTGACGTGATTTACTGCGCCCGCAAGGCCTGTGTTGCCCCAGTGGTGCTGGAACCGGACACAACCGCTgccctctgtccctcctgccgCTATGCCTTCTGCACTATCTGTCGCAAGACCTACCATGGCACCTCCAACTGTAAACTGAGGGCAAACACACTCCTGACCTCAGGCTCTGACTCAGCTGCTGAGTCATCCAATGCAGGTGTACCTCAGACAGAGG CTGGGCTCCAGGGCCTATGGGAAGATTATGCCTCAggcagtgaggagaggagaatgtTCCTGGAGAAACGCTATGGGAAACACATTCTCAACACAGTGCTGGAGGAGAGCCTGAGTGAAGGCTGGAAAGGCCAGAACAGCAAAGAATGTCCATCCTGCCGTGCCAACATACAG AAGAACGGTGGTTGTAACAAGATGGCCTGTTTCACCTGTGGTCAGTACTTCTGCTGGGTGTGCCTTAGTATCCTGGACAAAAATAACCCTTACAAGCATTATGAAAACCCTAACACTGCCTGCTATAATGCCACATTTGACTGA
- the LOC139578427 gene encoding leucine-rich repeat-containing protein 24-like, with protein MAFFFLAFLILSVHTLLSIGCPVGCRCYSLTVECGTMGLRDIPSHVPPSTQTIFLQDNAIGQINLSDLSQLGLLQCLYLQNNSIAALEPGAFQSQGNLLELALNGNRIHLITGDMFRGLEHLRILYLAGNDITRLQDYTFRGLLRLQELHLQQNNIEMLGDQSLVGLSSLALLDLSRNNLHTIGPATLRPLVSLQVLRVTDNPWRCDCALHWLRSWIDEEGQRLLSSAERRLVCSEPPRLSHLSLVEVPLNSLVCIPPLVQLEPRRLAVRLGESLRVSCHASGYPRPQVTWRKVSQGKVQLSPRGLVQDLGSVGSVGAEDAAHPGRVRLQKEDGERFDPDTGSGMLFLSNVTVSHAGVYECEAWNAGGVARVTFQLAINSSSSSGWSPASYAPSWPRLRANRPTSSDVRREPLYALGSMAFSTLGAATQTAIAIGISLLALTALLLVAMIYSRHRQRQKDTDDKEESILYVNDYSDGPTTFAQLEEYRDERGHEMYVLNRAKPIIPPSTTADTTTPGDQQQEALSPTKPQMEPDIRTMRRIAGEGVEAETVTAESEGLFLNHTGLFLDSQFAYEIHC; from the exons ATGGCCTTCTTCTTTCTGGCTTTCCTGATCTTATCTGTCCACACCCTCCTATCCATTGGCTGCCCAGTGGGATGTCGCTGCTACAGCTTGACTGTAGAGTGTGGCACTATGGGCCTCCGGGACATCCCCTCACACGTCCCACCCTCCACACAG ACCATCTTCCTCCAGGACAATGCTATCGGGCAGATCAATCTATCTGACCTCTCCCAGCTGGGCCTTCTGCAATGCCTGTATCTGCAGAACAACAGTATCGCAGCACTGGAGCCTGGGGCCTTTCAGAGCCAGGGTAATCTTCTGGAGCTGGCCCTCAACGGGAACCGCATCCATCTGATCACAGGAGACATGTTCAGAGGCTTGGAGCACCTCCGTATCCTCTACCTGGCAGGAAATGACATCACTCGCCTACAGGACTATACCTTCAGAGGCCTACTG CGTCTTCAAGAGCTTCACCTGCAGCAAAATAACATTGAGATGCTGGGAGACCAGTCTCTAGTTGGTCTGTCCTCTCTTGCCCTCCTTGACCTCAGCCGGAATAACCTGCACACCATCGGCCCTGCCACCCTACGGCCCCTCGTCAGCCTGCAGGTGCTGCGTGTCACAG ACAATCCGTGGCGTTGCGACTGTGCCCTGCACTGGCTGCGCAGCTGGATTGATGAGGAGGGCCAGCGCCTGCTGAGCTCGGCCGAGAGACGCTTGGTGTGTTCCGAGCCGCCCCGCCTTTCCCACCTCAGCTTGGTGGAGGTGCCTCTCAACAGCCTGGTGTGTATCCCCCCTCTGGTGCAGCTGGAGCCACGCCGCCTGGCCGTGCGCCTGGGTGAGAGCCTACGTGTCTCCTGCCATGCCTCTGGTTACCCCCGGCCGCAGGTCACCTGGAGGAAGGTGTCCCAGGGCAAGGTGCAACTATCCCCGCGGGGGCTGGTGCAGGACCTGGGCAGTGTAGGGAGCGTGGGGGCTGAGGATGCAGCACACCCAGGGCGGGTGAGACTCCAGAAGGAGGATGGGGAGCGCTTCGATCCAGACACAGGCAGTGGAATGCTTTTCCTCAGCAACGTGACGGTGTCTCACGCCGGGGTGTATGAGTGTGAGGCCTGGAACGCTGGAGGGGTGGCCCGTGTGACCTTTCAGCTAGCAATCAACTCCTCGTCCTCTTCTGGTTGGTCCCCCGCCTCCTACGCCCCATCCTGGCCTCGTCTGCGCGCCAATCGGCCAACATCGTCAGACGTGAGGCGAGAGCCCCTGTACGCCCTTGGCAGCATGGCCTTCAGCACACTGGGAGCTGCTACACAGACTGCCATCGCCATAGGGATCTCCCTACTGGCCCTCACTGCCCTTCTCCTGGTGGCCATGATCTACAGCCGGCACCGCCAGCGGCAGAAGGACACAGATGACAAGGAGGAAAGCATACTGTATGTCAATGATTACTCAGACGGACCAACAACCTTTGCCCAGCTGGAGGAGTACCGCGATGAGCGCGGGCATGAGATGTATGTTCTTAACCGCGCTAAACCCATCATCCCACCTTCCACCACAGCTGATACCACCACCCCGGGGGACCAACAGCAGGAAGCACTGTCTCCCACAAAGCCCCAGATGGAGCCCGATATACGGACAATGAGAAGGATCGCAGGGGAGGGCGTGGAGGCAGAGACGGTGACAGCCGAGTCAGAGGGCTTGTTTCTGAATCACACAGGGTTGTTCCTCGACTCACAATTTGCATATGAGATCCACTGCTGA